The Persephonella sp. genome includes a region encoding these proteins:
- the rplD gene encoding 50S ribosomal protein L4: MEANVVNVKKENVGTIELNDSIFNTEVKEHTVWEVIKWQLASRRAGTASTKTRAEIRGSRRKILPQKGTGNARHGDKKANIFVGGGVAHGPHPRDYYYALPKKVRKKALKGVLSMKLKDGEITIIEDFTFDQPKTKKAIEVLKNFGLDQSKVLLVLSEKDENVVRSFRNLPKAKVLLVEGLNTYDILNADHVLITKSAAEKINERLG, encoded by the coding sequence ATGGAAGCTAATGTGGTAAACGTGAAAAAAGAGAATGTAGGAACGATAGAACTGAATGATTCTATCTTTAATACAGAAGTTAAAGAGCATACAGTGTGGGAAGTTATAAAGTGGCAGCTTGCTTCAAGAAGAGCAGGAACTGCCTCAACAAAGACAAGAGCTGAAATCAGAGGTTCAAGAAGAAAGATACTTCCTCAGAAAGGAACAGGAAACGCAAGACATGGGGATAAAAAGGCAAACATATTTGTTGGAGGAGGTGTAGCACACGGTCCTCACCCAAGGGACTATTACTACGCACTTCCTAAGAAAGTTAGAAAAAAAGCCCTTAAGGGCGTTCTTTCCATGAAGCTTAAAGATGGTGAGATCACCATAATAGAGGATTTTACATTTGATCAGCCAAAAACAAAAAAAGCGATAGAAGTTCTGAAAAACTTCGGACTTGATCAGTCAAAAGTGCTTCTCGTTCTTTCTGAGAAAGATGAGAACGTTGTCAGATCATTCAGAAACCTTCCAAAGGCAAAAGTTCTTCTTGTTGAAGGGCTGAACACTTATGATATTTTGAATGCTGATCATGTTCTGATAACAAAATCTGCAGCTGAAAAAATCAATGAGAGGTTAGGATAA